The following coding sequences are from one bacterium window:
- a CDS encoding NEW3 domain-containing protein → MRHLIVLPLILCLPGALCAATLRTSDGLALELADDGQVAGLSLLGRPVPVTSGGGFYVAEVGAAGPDEGRHPLRCPILPDSGMFIQKQRFDDLGLTFETSYAGAGEYLSFSAKLTDHTGRDRPVEAGFEIPLEAGGWTWGDDLLGGRRITEAICYRSVRPCDAGPGYVQPWPFCALSKGAAGLSLGVPLSQGPRVFAVEYDHARRRLAIRFHLGLSPRVKKLPGQAWFSFLLYAHDGLWGMRSAADRYARLFPEDFARRAPHEGYVGCLPGEACDGRRTPVALYDVPALGDFGGSFGHAMEVSRDADAQGLAQALDDFEAREPRREPYRWCLTVADDPGSEALSAAPEAIAASEAPLSYLHTTRQVCSVDGPWRRQTKLIAPLAEQRHLLVARRFAADGPGFCAQWPSFDLGLVSLATPSGGEALFRAAAGRRLLRFWSAPGQDTRGEAPLREMLYRGLPYAIYPHLQPDAPQQRNLYLQFVPVIERLSAAGWEPLTLARAPAPELLVERYGRLADSNLCLAVRNVGQEPLATTVALDPALGLPAAPSFVQAMDLVADAPVAATVSGKCLAVPVRLAPGEATALLVLPTERYCQRALLDAAEALQQATPLTSEEVSVQPSRPGEVLAGGSPAGVRAATILCDGWTTDQGLLFAPGEPLTLSLDLNAPHRLQWLRMHTGAGEGCAAPEAVVEGVDREGTWHKLATLPAVGRAGELPAPIAIKDEGEYQRLRLVYPELRQRLWLTEIEVAGQDAALTRAADRFRSLAASGCRDFGVISQLAMVLRVRRMLGHDRTLQERALTALADFCRATSGVAAAVEVPAGAPRSGPAKAQLVVANRGAQPLKEGSVKLKLPPGWSAAPGKFAVNLGPGEAVRLPVTLSRPPEGGRLTLLVTGVVDGTPLFMSRQQ, encoded by the coding sequence ATGCGCCATCTCATCGTCCTCCCCCTCATTCTGTGCCTGCCCGGCGCCCTGTGTGCCGCCACGCTGCGCACCTCGGACGGTCTCGCCCTCGAACTGGCCGATGACGGGCAGGTCGCGGGGCTAAGCCTGCTGGGCCGCCCCGTGCCGGTCACTTCCGGCGGGGGCTTCTATGTGGCGGAGGTGGGGGCTGCGGGGCCGGATGAGGGCCGACACCCGCTGCGCTGCCCGATACTCCCCGACAGCGGCATGTTCATCCAGAAGCAGCGCTTCGACGACCTCGGGCTGACCTTCGAGACCTCCTACGCCGGGGCCGGCGAGTACCTCTCGTTCTCGGCCAAGCTCACCGACCACACCGGCCGCGACCGACCCGTCGAGGCTGGCTTCGAGATTCCGCTCGAGGCCGGCGGCTGGACGTGGGGCGACGATCTCCTGGGCGGCCGCCGCATCACCGAGGCCATCTGCTACCGCAGCGTCCGCCCGTGCGACGCCGGGCCGGGGTATGTGCAGCCCTGGCCCTTCTGCGCGCTCAGCAAGGGCGCAGCCGGGCTTTCGCTGGGGGTGCCGCTGTCGCAGGGCCCGCGCGTGTTCGCGGTCGAGTACGATCACGCCCGGCGGCGCCTCGCGATCCGCTTCCACCTGGGCCTGTCGCCGCGCGTGAAGAAGCTTCCCGGCCAGGCCTGGTTCTCGTTCCTGCTCTACGCGCATGATGGGCTGTGGGGGATGCGCAGCGCGGCGGACAGGTATGCCCGGCTGTTCCCCGAGGACTTCGCCCGCCGCGCTCCCCATGAGGGCTACGTCGGCTGCCTTCCAGGCGAAGCCTGCGACGGTCGCCGCACCCCGGTGGCTCTGTACGACGTGCCGGCGCTCGGCGACTTCGGGGGCTCCTTCGGGCATGCCATGGAGGTCTCGCGCGACGCCGACGCGCAGGGCCTGGCGCAGGCGCTGGACGACTTCGAGGCCAGGGAGCCGCGCCGCGAGCCGTATCGCTGGTGCCTGACCGTAGCCGATGACCCCGGCTCGGAGGCGCTGTCCGCAGCGCCCGAGGCCATCGCGGCCAGCGAGGCGCCGTTGTCATACCTGCACACCACGCGACAGGTGTGCAGCGTGGACGGCCCCTGGCGGAGACAGACGAAGCTGATCGCTCCCCTGGCCGAGCAGCGCCACTTGCTGGTCGCCCGGCGCTTCGCGGCCGACGGGCCGGGCTTCTGCGCCCAGTGGCCGAGCTTTGACCTCGGGCTGGTGAGCCTGGCCACGCCGTCCGGTGGCGAGGCCCTGTTCCGGGCGGCGGCCGGGCGCCGCCTGCTGCGCTTCTGGAGCGCGCCGGGGCAGGACACCCGCGGCGAGGCCCCGCTGCGCGAGATGCTCTATCGCGGCCTCCCCTACGCCATCTATCCCCACCTGCAGCCGGACGCCCCGCAGCAGCGCAACCTGTACCTGCAGTTCGTCCCCGTGATCGAGCGGCTGTCCGCAGCAGGCTGGGAGCCGCTGACGCTGGCGCGCGCGCCAGCCCCCGAACTGCTCGTGGAGCGTTACGGCCGCCTGGCGGACAGCAACCTCTGCCTGGCCGTCCGCAATGTCGGCCAGGAGCCGCTAGCGACGACGGTCGCGCTGGACCCGGCGCTCGGGCTGCCGGCAGCGCCCTCTTTCGTCCAGGCCATGGACCTGGTCGCCGACGCGCCGGTGGCGGCGACCGTCTCCGGCAAGTGCCTGGCGGTCCCGGTGCGGCTGGCGCCGGGCGAGGCGACGGCGCTCCTGGTCCTGCCGACGGAGCGCTATTGCCAGCGGGCCCTGCTCGATGCTGCCGAGGCCCTGCAGCAGGCGACGCCGCTCACGTCAGAGGAGGTGTCGGTGCAGCCCAGCCGCCCGGGGGAAGTGCTGGCTGGCGGCAGCCCGGCGGGCGTCCGGGCCGCAACCATCCTGTGCGACGGCTGGACGACCGACCAGGGGCTGCTCTTCGCTCCCGGCGAACCGCTCACGCTCAGTCTGGACCTCAACGCCCCCCACCGTCTGCAATGGCTGCGGATGCACACCGGCGCCGGCGAGGGCTGCGCCGCCCCCGAGGCCGTCGTGGAGGGTGTGGACCGCGAGGGGACATGGCATAAGCTGGCCACGCTGCCGGCGGTCGGCCGCGCGGGCGAGCTGCCCGCTCCCATTGCCATCAAGGACGAGGGCGAGTACCAGCGGCTGCGTCTTGTCTACCCGGAGCTGAGGCAACGTCTGTGGCTGACGGAGATCGAGGTCGCGGGGCAGGATGCGGCCTTGACGCGAGCGGCCGATCGCTTCCGTAGTCTCGCGGCGTCCGGTTGTCGGGACTTCGGGGTCATCAGTCAGCTCGCCATGGTGCTGCGCGTGCGCCGCATGCTCGGCCATGATCGCACGCTGCAGGAACGCGCGCTGACGGCGCTCGCCGACTTCTGCCGCGCCACCAGCGGAGTCGCAGCGGCCGTTGAGGTGCCTGCGGGGGCGCCCCGCTCCGGCCCGGCGAAGGCGCAACTGGTGGTGGCCAACCGTGGGGCGCAGCCTCTGAAGGAGGGCAGCGTGAAGCTGAAGCTGCCACCGGGCTGGAGCGCCGCGCCCGGGAAGTTCGCCGTGAACCTGGGCCCCGGTGAGGCGGTGCGCCTACCGGTAACGCTGAGCCGCCCGCCGGAGGGCGGGCGGCTGACACTGCTGGTCACTGGCGTCGTGGACGGCACGCCGCTCTTCATGAGCCGACAACAGTAG
- a CDS encoding 2-oxo acid dehydrogenase subunit E2, with protein sequence MSARRTRPDEQEFELVPHTRTRQAIGDRTRQSANEQPQFRVHKLVDAAALMAARSALKAQGAQPLPTFNDFLIKLVADILPNHRRFNAWWSPEGLKLLKDVNVAFATATDQGVLLPTVLKASEKSLGEIAAETAEMVAMARAGKLRASLQMGAGFTISNIGPVGIDAFDAIISPPQTAILAIGSIMPRPVVEGDQVVVRPTMWLSLTMDHRSLDGADGGPFLNDLAAAIGNCSA encoded by the coding sequence ATGTCTGCACGACGCACTCGACCCGACGAACAGGAATTCGAACTCGTACCCCATACCCGCACGCGCCAGGCCATCGGCGACCGCACCCGGCAGAGCGCCAACGAGCAGCCGCAGTTCCGCGTGCACAAGCTCGTGGACGCCGCGGCGCTGATGGCAGCCCGCAGCGCCCTGAAGGCCCAGGGGGCCCAGCCGCTGCCCACCTTCAACGACTTCCTGATCAAGCTGGTGGCGGACATTCTGCCGAACCACCGGCGCTTCAACGCCTGGTGGTCGCCCGAGGGCCTCAAGCTGCTCAAGGATGTCAACGTCGCCTTCGCCACGGCGACCGATCAGGGGGTGTTGCTCCCGACGGTGCTGAAGGCCAGCGAGAAGAGCCTGGGAGAGATCGCGGCGGAGACGGCGGAGATGGTGGCGATGGCGCGGGCGGGGAAGCTGCGGGCCAGCTTGCAGATGGGTGCGGGCTTCACCATCTCCAACATCGGCCCGGTCGGCATAGATGCCTTCGACGCGATCATCAGCCCGCCACAGACGGCCATCCTCGCCATCGGCTCGATCATGCCGCGGCCGGTGGTCGAGGGCGACCAGGTGGTCGTACGGCCGACCATGTGGCTGAGTCTGACGATGGACCACCGCTCGCTGGACGGGGCCGACGGCGGCCCGTTCCTCAACGACCTGGCGGCCGCGATCGGCAACTGCAGCGCCTAG